In Carya illinoinensis cultivar Pawnee chromosome 10, C.illinoinensisPawnee_v1, whole genome shotgun sequence, one DNA window encodes the following:
- the LOC122279355 gene encoding putative elongation factor TypA-like SVR3, chloroplastic isoform X1, translating into MAISFFNSSAFSTISPNLPSPTTRRSFFASPLSNQLFGLRFSSSFTSKRALNFRSSPNTSHRPIRCSVSQVTENNTTEKKSQLKRRSDIRNIAIVAHVDHGKTTLVDSMLRQAKVFRDNQFVQERIMDSNDLERERGITILSKNTSIAYKDVKINIIDTPGHSDFGGEVERILNMVEGVLLVVDSVEGPMPQTRFVLKKALEFGLAVVVVVNKIDRPSARPEFVVNSTFELFIELNATDEQCDFQAIYASGIKGKAGLSPEILAEDLGPLFESIIRCIPGPHIEKDGALQMLVTNIEYDEHKGRIAIGRLHAGALRKGLDVRVCTSDDSCRYAKVSELFVYEQFSRVPADGVEAGDICAVCGVDDIQIGETIADKSSGKPLPAIKVEEPTVKMAFSINTSSFVGREGKYVTSRNLRDRLYRELERNLAMRVDDGETADTFIVSGRGTLHITILIENMRREGYEFMVGPPKVINKKVDDKLLEPYEIATVEVPKEHVGPVVELLGKRRGLMFDMEGMGSEGTTLLKYKIPTRGLLGLRNAILTASRGTAILNTIFDSYGPWAGDITTRDQGSLVAFEEGTTTSYALFSSQERGQMFVAPGVEVYKGQIVGIHQRPGDLSLNVCKKKAATNVRSNKEQTVVLDTPLSYSLDDCIEYIQEDELVEVTPSSIRMCKNPKIAKKSR; encoded by the exons ATGGCAATTAGCTTCTTCAACAGCTCGGCCTTCTCCACGATTAGCCCTAACCTTCCTAGTCCTACTACTAGAAGAAGCTTCTTCGCTTCTCCACTATCGAATCAACTCTTCGGCCTTCgcttttcttcatcttttacATCCAAACGGGCCCTCAATTTTCGAAGTTCCCCTAATACCTCTCACCGACCGATCAGATGCTCGGTTTCTCAAGTTACGGAAAACAACACGACTG AGAAGAAGAGCCAGTTGAAGAGGAGAAGTGACATTAGGAATATAGCGATTGTAGCTCATGTAGATCACGGAAAGACAACTTTGGTTGATTCTATGTTGAGGCAAGCAAAG GTTTTTCGTGACAACCAATTTGTACAGGAAAGGATAATGGACTCAAATGATCTAGAGCGTGAAAGAGGAATTACAATCCTTAGCAAAAATACATCTATTGCGTATAAAGATGTAAAGATTAACATAATTGATACTCCTGGGCACTCTGACTTTGGAGGGGAAGTGGAACGAATCCTCAATATGGTGGAAGGGGTTCTTCTAGTG GTAGATTCTGTTGAGGGTCCAATGCCTCAAACGAGATTTGTTCTAAAGAAGGCACTAGAATTTGGGCTTGCTGTTGTTGTTGTGGTCAATAAGATTGACAGACCTTCTGCTCGCCCTGAGTTTGTCGTTAATTCGACTTTTGAACTCTTTATTGAACTGAATGCAACAGATGAACAg TGTGATTTCCAAGCAATATATGCTAGTGGTATTAAGGGAAAGGCTGGATTATCACCTGAAATTTTGGCAGAAGATCTTGGCCCACTTTTCGAGTCCATAATCAGATGCATACCTGGTCCACACATTGAAAAAGATGGTGCACTGCAAATGCTT GTTACAAATATTGAGTATGATGAACATAAAGGCCGAATAGCCATTGGACGCTTACATGCTGGAGCTCTGCGTAAAGGATTGGATGTGAGG gTATGCACCTCAGATGATTCATGTAGATATGCAAAAGTTAGTGAGCTTTTTGTGTATGAGCAATTCAGTAGGGTTCCTGCAGATGGTGTGGAAGCTGGCGACATATGTGCAGTCTGTGGGGTTGATGATATACAG ATCGGTGAGACAATTGCTGATAAATCATCTGGGAAGCCTTTACCTGCCATTAAGGTGGAAGAACCAACTGTCAAAATGGCTTTCTCCATAAATACTTCTTCTTTTGTTGGGCGTGAG GGGAAGTATGTTACAAGTAGAAACTTGAGAGATCGGCTCTACCGTGAGCTTGAGCGTAATTTGGCTATGAGAGTTGATGATGGAGAAACAGCAGATACATTCATTGTTAGTGGTCGTGGTACATTACATATCACCATACTGATAGAAAACAT GCGAAGAGAAGGATACGAATTCATGGTGGGACCCCCCAAAGTCATCAACAAAAAAGTAGATGACAAGTTGCTTGAACCATATGAG ATTGCCACAGTGGAGGTACCAAAAGAACACGTGGGACCTGTGGTTGAACTTCTTGGCAAAAGGCGAGGACTGATGTTCGATATGGAAGGGATGGG GTCGGAAGGAACAACACTACTGAAATATAAAATTCCAACCCGCGGTCTTCTTGGGTTGcgaaatgcaattttaacagCTTCTCGGGGCACGGCAATTCTCAACACCATATTTGATAGCTATGGACCTTGGGCCGGTGATATTACCACCAGGGATCAGGGTTCACTG GTTGCCTTTGAGGAGGGAACAACTACTTCTTATGCCCTTTTTAGTTCACAAGAGAGGGGGCAGATGTTTGTTGCTCCTGGGGTGGAGGTTTATAAAGGTCAAATAGTTGGTATTCATCAGCGGCCTGGGGACTTGTCTCTTAATGTCTGCAAGAAAAAGGCTGCAACAAATGTACGCTCCAACAAGGAGCAAACAG TGGTTCTTGATACCCCTTTGAGTTATAGTCTGGATGACTGCATTGAGTACATTCAAGAAGATGAACTGGTGGAGGTCACTCCATCAAGCATCCGAATGTGCAAAAATCCCAAAATTGCAAAGAAGTCGAGATAG
- the LOC122279355 gene encoding putative elongation factor TypA-like SVR3, chloroplastic isoform X2: MAISFFNSSAFSTISPNLPSPTTRRSFFASPLSNQLFGLRFSSSFTSKRALNFRSSPNTSHRPIRCSVSQVTENNTTEKKSQLKRRSDIRNIAIVAHVDHGKTTLVDSMLRQAKVFRDNQFVQERIMDSNDLERERGITILSKNTSIAYKDVKINIIDTPGHSDFGGEVERILNMVEGVLLVVDSVEGPMPQTRFVLKKALEFGLAVVVVVNKIDRPSARPEFVVNSTFELFIELNATDEQCDFQAIYASGIKGKAGLSPEILAEDLGPLFESIIRCIPGPHIEKDGALQMLVTNIEYDEHKGRIAIGRLHAGALRKGLDVRVCTSDDSCRYAKVSELFVYEQFSRVPADGVEAGDICAVCGVDDIQIGETIADKSSGKPLPAIKVEEPTVKMAFSINTSSFVGREGKYVTSRNLRDRLYRELERNLAMRVDDGETADTFIVSGRGTLHITILIENMRREGYEFMVGPPKVINKKVDDKLLEPYEIATVEVPKEHVGPVVELLGKRRGLMFDMEGMGSEGTTLLKYKIPTRGLLGLRNAILTASRGTAILNTIFDSYGPWAGDITTRDQGSLVAFEEGTTTSYALFSSQERGQMFVAPGVEVYKGQIVGIHQRPGDLSLNVCKKKAATNVRSNKEQTDEDAPW, translated from the exons ATGGCAATTAGCTTCTTCAACAGCTCGGCCTTCTCCACGATTAGCCCTAACCTTCCTAGTCCTACTACTAGAAGAAGCTTCTTCGCTTCTCCACTATCGAATCAACTCTTCGGCCTTCgcttttcttcatcttttacATCCAAACGGGCCCTCAATTTTCGAAGTTCCCCTAATACCTCTCACCGACCGATCAGATGCTCGGTTTCTCAAGTTACGGAAAACAACACGACTG AGAAGAAGAGCCAGTTGAAGAGGAGAAGTGACATTAGGAATATAGCGATTGTAGCTCATGTAGATCACGGAAAGACAACTTTGGTTGATTCTATGTTGAGGCAAGCAAAG GTTTTTCGTGACAACCAATTTGTACAGGAAAGGATAATGGACTCAAATGATCTAGAGCGTGAAAGAGGAATTACAATCCTTAGCAAAAATACATCTATTGCGTATAAAGATGTAAAGATTAACATAATTGATACTCCTGGGCACTCTGACTTTGGAGGGGAAGTGGAACGAATCCTCAATATGGTGGAAGGGGTTCTTCTAGTG GTAGATTCTGTTGAGGGTCCAATGCCTCAAACGAGATTTGTTCTAAAGAAGGCACTAGAATTTGGGCTTGCTGTTGTTGTTGTGGTCAATAAGATTGACAGACCTTCTGCTCGCCCTGAGTTTGTCGTTAATTCGACTTTTGAACTCTTTATTGAACTGAATGCAACAGATGAACAg TGTGATTTCCAAGCAATATATGCTAGTGGTATTAAGGGAAAGGCTGGATTATCACCTGAAATTTTGGCAGAAGATCTTGGCCCACTTTTCGAGTCCATAATCAGATGCATACCTGGTCCACACATTGAAAAAGATGGTGCACTGCAAATGCTT GTTACAAATATTGAGTATGATGAACATAAAGGCCGAATAGCCATTGGACGCTTACATGCTGGAGCTCTGCGTAAAGGATTGGATGTGAGG gTATGCACCTCAGATGATTCATGTAGATATGCAAAAGTTAGTGAGCTTTTTGTGTATGAGCAATTCAGTAGGGTTCCTGCAGATGGTGTGGAAGCTGGCGACATATGTGCAGTCTGTGGGGTTGATGATATACAG ATCGGTGAGACAATTGCTGATAAATCATCTGGGAAGCCTTTACCTGCCATTAAGGTGGAAGAACCAACTGTCAAAATGGCTTTCTCCATAAATACTTCTTCTTTTGTTGGGCGTGAG GGGAAGTATGTTACAAGTAGAAACTTGAGAGATCGGCTCTACCGTGAGCTTGAGCGTAATTTGGCTATGAGAGTTGATGATGGAGAAACAGCAGATACATTCATTGTTAGTGGTCGTGGTACATTACATATCACCATACTGATAGAAAACAT GCGAAGAGAAGGATACGAATTCATGGTGGGACCCCCCAAAGTCATCAACAAAAAAGTAGATGACAAGTTGCTTGAACCATATGAG ATTGCCACAGTGGAGGTACCAAAAGAACACGTGGGACCTGTGGTTGAACTTCTTGGCAAAAGGCGAGGACTGATGTTCGATATGGAAGGGATGGG GTCGGAAGGAACAACACTACTGAAATATAAAATTCCAACCCGCGGTCTTCTTGGGTTGcgaaatgcaattttaacagCTTCTCGGGGCACGGCAATTCTCAACACCATATTTGATAGCTATGGACCTTGGGCCGGTGATATTACCACCAGGGATCAGGGTTCACTG GTTGCCTTTGAGGAGGGAACAACTACTTCTTATGCCCTTTTTAGTTCACAAGAGAGGGGGCAGATGTTTGTTGCTCCTGGGGTGGAGGTTTATAAAGGTCAAATAGTTGGTATTCATCAGCGGCCTGGGGACTTGTCTCTTAATGTCTGCAAGAAAAAGGCTGCAACAAATGTACGCTCCAACAAGGAGCAAACAG ATGAGGATGCTCCATGGTGA
- the LOC122279802 gene encoding calcium-dependent protein kinase 8-like translates to MGNCCITPPVTDDIKEKNNKPNPFATDHGVSLKLSVLKEPTGSEIELQYELGRELGRGEFGITKLCTDRATGETFACKSISKNKLRTAVDIADVRREVEIMKHLPAHPNIVSLKDTYEDDRAVHIVMELCEGGELFDRIVARGHYTERAAAAVTKTVVEVVQMCHKHGVMHRDLKPENFLFANMKETAPLKAIDFGLSVFFKPGERFTEIVGSPYYMAPEVLKRNYGPEIDVWSAGVILYILLCGFPPFWAETEQGVAQAIIKSVVDFRKDPWPKVSDNAKDLVKKMLNPDPKRRLTAQEVLDHPWLQNANKAPNVSLGETVRARLKQFSLMNKLKKRALRIIAERLSVDEVADIKEGFKMMDTSNKGKINVDELRVGLHKLGHQIPDTDVQILMEAGDVDKDGYLDYGEFVAISVHLRKMGNDDEHLHKAFELFDRNQSGYIEIEELRDSLSDEVEPNSEEVINGIMRDVDTDKDGRISYQEFAAMMKSGTDWRKASRQYSRERFNNLSMKLMKDGSLQ, encoded by the exons ATGGGTAATTGTTGCATAACCCCACCAGTCACTGACGATATCAAGGAAAAGAACAACAAGCCAAACCCGTTCGCGACCGATCACGGCGTGAGCCTCAAGCTCTCGGTATTGAAGGAACCAACCGGCAGCGAGATCGAACTCCAGTACGAGCTGGGCCGCGAGCTGGGCCGCGGAGAGTTCGGAATCACCAAACTATGCACCGACAGGGCCACCGGCGAGACCTTCGCTTGCAAATCGATATCTAAGAATAAGCTGAGGACGGCGGTGGACATCGCCGACGTGAGGAGAGAGGTTGAGATCATGAAGCACTTGCCCGCGCACCCCAACATCGTCAGCTTGAAGGACACCTATGAGGACGACAGGGCGGTGCATATTGTGATGGAGCTTTGTGAGGGCGGCGAGCTCTTCGATCGGATCGTCGCGAGAGGCCATTACACGGAGCGCGCGGCGGCTGCGGTTACCAAGACTGTTGTGGAAGTTGTTCag ATGTGCCACAAGCATGGTGTGATGCATAGGGATCTCAAACCTGAGAACTTTTTGTTTGCTAACATGAAGGAGACAGCACCTTTGAAGGCAATTGATTTTGGGCTCTCAGTATTCTTTAAGCcgg GCGAGAGATTTACTGAGATAGTTGGAAGTCCTTACTACATGGCTCCAGAGGTGCTAAAACGGAATTATGGTCCAGAAATAGATGTTTGGAGTGCTGGAGTAATCCTTTACATCCTGCTTTGTGGTTTCCCTCCTTTTTGGGCAG AAACTGAACAAGGAGTAGCACAAGCGATTATTAAGTCTGTTGTGGATTTTAGAAAGGATCCTTGGCCTAAAGTTTCTGATAATGCAAAAGACCTTGTGAAGAAGATGCTTAATCCTGACCCAAAGAGGCGGCTCACTGCTCAGGAAGTTCTAG ATCATCCTTGGTTACAGAATGCAAACAAAGCTCCTAATGTTTCTCTGGGTGAAACTGTGAGGGCAAGGCTCAAGCAATTTTCTCTAATGAATAAGCTCAAGAAAAGAGCTCTTAGG ATAATCGCTGAGCGTTTGTCAGTAGATGAAGTTGCTGACATAAAGGAAGGATTCAAGATGATGGATACTAGCAATAAAGGCAAGATTAACGTAGATGAGCTTAGAGTGGGATTGCACAAACTTGGTCATCAGATACCTGATACAGATGTTCAAATTCTAATGGAAGCT GGTGATGTAGATAAGGATGGATATCTAGACTACGGAGAATTCGTAGCTATCTCTGTTCACTTAAGAAAGATGGGCAACGATGATGAGCACCTTCACAAAGCCTTTGAATTGTTTGATCGAAACCAAAGCGGGTATATAGAAATTGAGGAGCTACGAGATTCATTATCCGATGAAGTTGAGCCAAACAGTGAAGAAGTCATTAATGGCATTATGCGTGATGTGGACACAGACAAG GATGGACGTATAAGTTACCAGGAGTTTGCGGCAATGATGAAGTCAGGCACAGATTGGAGGAAAGCATCAAGGCAGTATTCACGAGAGCGGTTCAACAATCTTAGTATGAAATTGATGAAGGATGGGTCATTACAGTGA